Proteins encoded within one genomic window of Labrys wisconsinensis:
- a CDS encoding quinone oxidoreductase family protein: MAGAIRIHKTGGPEVLSYETVEVPAPGPGEALIRHHACGVNFIDTYYRSGLYSPGPLPFVLGAEGAGEVLAVGEGVTNVLPGDRVAYAGSIGSYAQERLYPAARLVTLPAGIAYEQAAAMMLKGMTAQYLLRRTFRVEKGHTVLVQAAAGGVGLLLCQWAKALGATVIGTVGSEEKAALARANGADHTVLYKSEDWVKRVAELTGGEKCDVVYDGVGRDTYPGSLDCLKPLGYWVSFGNASGPVEPVSPLVLMQKGSLFMTRPTLGTYTAKREDLVATANELFAAVASGAITVPINQRYALKDARKAHEDLEGRATTGASVLIP, translated from the coding sequence ATGGCCGGCGCGATCCGCATCCACAAGACCGGGGGACCGGAGGTCCTCAGCTACGAGACCGTCGAGGTGCCGGCGCCCGGCCCGGGCGAGGCTCTGATCCGTCACCATGCCTGCGGCGTCAACTTCATCGACACCTATTACCGCTCCGGCCTCTATTCCCCCGGACCGCTGCCCTTCGTGCTCGGCGCCGAGGGCGCGGGCGAGGTGCTGGCGGTCGGCGAGGGCGTCACCAACGTCCTGCCGGGCGATCGCGTCGCCTATGCCGGCAGCATCGGCAGCTATGCGCAGGAGCGGCTCTACCCCGCCGCGCGGCTGGTGACGCTGCCCGCCGGCATCGCCTACGAGCAGGCGGCGGCGATGATGCTCAAGGGCATGACGGCGCAATATCTGCTGCGCCGCACCTTCCGGGTCGAGAAGGGCCACACCGTGCTGGTGCAGGCGGCCGCCGGCGGCGTCGGGCTCCTGCTCTGCCAGTGGGCCAAGGCGCTCGGCGCCACCGTGATCGGCACGGTCGGCTCGGAAGAGAAGGCGGCGCTCGCCCGCGCCAACGGCGCCGACCACACCGTGCTCTACAAGTCCGAGGACTGGGTGAAGCGGGTGGCGGAGCTGACCGGCGGCGAGAAATGCGATGTGGTCTATGACGGCGTCGGCCGCGACACCTATCCCGGCTCGCTCGATTGCCTGAAGCCCCTGGGATATTGGGTGAGCTTCGGCAACGCCTCCGGCCCGGTGGAGCCGGTGTCGCCGCTGGTGCTGATGCAGAAGGGCTCGCTGTTCATGACCCGGCCGACGCTGGGCACCTACACCGCCAAGCGCGAGGACCTGGTCGCCACGGCCAACGAGCTCTTCGCCGCGGTCGCCTCCGGCGCGATCACCGTGCCGATCAACCAGCGCTATGCGCTGAAGGACGCGCGCAAGGCGCACGAGGATCTGGAGGGGCGGGCCACCACCGGCGCCTCGGTGCTGATCCCCTGA
- a CDS encoding TerC family protein — MIELLTDPGAWASLVTLTAMEIILGIDNIVFISVLVSKLPRAQAVRARSAGLLLALVFRILMLLALTWLIGLTDPVLSVLGQAVSWRDLILIAGGLFLLVKATHEIHKEFDEEEGVPADLSGRAFIAVILQVALIDIVFSVDSIVTAIGMAQHVPVMIAAVVIAMGVMWVSSGPIGGFIQRHPTTKMLALAFLMLIGVSLVADGVGMHIPRGYIYFAMAFAAVVETVNVLAKKRRARLKAQAKASGDPVRG, encoded by the coding sequence ATGATCGAACTTCTGACCGATCCCGGGGCCTGGGCGTCGCTCGTCACGCTCACGGCCATGGAAATCATCCTGGGCATCGACAACATCGTGTTCATCTCGGTGCTGGTGTCGAAGCTGCCGCGTGCCCAGGCCGTGCGCGCCCGCTCGGCCGGCCTGCTGCTCGCGCTGGTGTTCCGCATCCTCATGCTGCTGGCCCTGACCTGGCTGATCGGCCTGACCGACCCGGTGCTCTCGGTGCTCGGGCAGGCCGTGTCCTGGCGCGATCTCATCCTGATCGCCGGCGGCCTGTTCCTCCTGGTCAAGGCGACGCACGAGATCCACAAGGAATTCGACGAGGAGGAGGGGGTGCCGGCCGATCTCAGCGGCAGGGCCTTCATTGCCGTCATCCTGCAGGTGGCGCTGATCGACATCGTCTTCTCCGTCGACTCCATCGTCACCGCCATCGGCATGGCCCAGCACGTGCCCGTCATGATCGCCGCGGTGGTCATCGCCATGGGCGTGATGTGGGTCTCCTCCGGCCCGATCGGCGGCTTCATCCAGCGTCACCCCACCACCAAGATGCTGGCGCTGGCCTTCCTGATGCTCATCGGCGTGTCGCTGGTCGCCGACGGCGTCGGCATGCACATCCCGCGCGGCTACATCTATTTCGCCATGGCCTTCGCGGCCGTGGTCGAGACCGTCAACGTGCTGGCCAAGAAGCGGCGGGCGCGGCTGAAGGCTCAGGCCAAGGCGTCGGGCGACCCCGTCCGCGGCTGA
- a CDS encoding CDP-alcohol phosphatidyltransferase family protein has translation MHAPDPQPSTCPPAPGRRALALGVHIFTATGVIWGFLALLAIARGDVKAMFLWLAVALFVDGIDGTIARRIDIVTAAPRWSGAALDLVVDFITYVLVPAYAVIEWGRLAPGWDIAAAALILLTSAMYFADNEMKTEDAWFKGFPAVWNLVVFYFFLLEPGAVTTFVVVAVLSALTFAPIVFVHPFRVAKLRAVTLTLLMVWSVLALHAIWRDMRPEAWEVWTLSGIAVYFLVLGYFRTKPGSDAAGSRGGA, from the coding sequence TTGCACGCCCCTGACCCCCAGCCTTCGACGTGTCCCCCGGCGCCCGGCCGCCGTGCGCTGGCGCTGGGGGTCCATATCTTCACCGCCACCGGCGTCATCTGGGGCTTCCTGGCGCTGCTCGCCATTGCCCGCGGCGACGTCAAGGCCATGTTCCTCTGGCTGGCCGTCGCGCTCTTCGTCGACGGCATCGACGGGACCATCGCCCGGCGCATCGACATCGTCACCGCCGCGCCGCGCTGGTCGGGCGCGGCGCTCGATCTGGTGGTCGACTTCATCACCTATGTGCTGGTGCCGGCCTATGCGGTGATCGAGTGGGGCCGCCTGGCGCCGGGCTGGGACATCGCCGCGGCCGCGCTCATCCTCCTCACCAGCGCGATGTATTTCGCCGACAACGAGATGAAGACCGAGGACGCCTGGTTCAAGGGCTTCCCTGCGGTCTGGAACCTGGTGGTGTTCTACTTCTTCCTGCTCGAGCCAGGCGCGGTCACCACCTTCGTGGTGGTGGCCGTGCTCTCGGCGCTGACCTTCGCGCCGATCGTGTTCGTCCATCCCTTCCGCGTGGCGAAGCTGCGGGCGGTGACGCTGACGCTCCTGATGGTCTGGTCGGTGCTGGCGCTGCACGCCATCTGGCGCGACATGCGGCCCGAGGCCTGGGAGGTCTGGACCTTGTCGGGGATCGCCGTGTATTTCCTCGTCCTGGGTTATTTCAGGACGAAGCCCGGCAGCGACGCGGCGGGCTCCCGCGGGGGTGCATGA
- a CDS encoding calcium-binding protein has translation MPDTTHQTFPDEPASTETPVLDLLGLLDWRKAEADESSTAWLRQVLDRALPVHGSAAAPATAVHWSSNVVDAPIADESHGPALWTAVDSEPAGSSSAATGDQALVASILTGLLGNGASDPGDGGNGPNDPGNVLGSGILGNHNVVWGTGGDDTLHGTTARETVLGLAGNDHIDGGGGGDTLIGGTGNDTYRVHAGDTVSELPGGGTDTVETDLHYYKLGANVENLTATTDTGQLLVGNQLGNTITGGAGNDVLNGGAGADTLIGGAGDDILKGGSGGIGLAGHGDWAAFLEQIGAHPGNGGSRVDRLWSAFSAVLGEAGGDTFVFKAGFGHDTITDFTATGSGHDIMQFDTNVFADFAAVLDAAHQVGTDTVITLDAGNSIVLKNVALTNLSQDDFKFIGS, from the coding sequence ATGCCCGACACCACGCACCAGACCTTCCCGGACGAGCCCGCGTCGACCGAGACGCCGGTGCTCGATCTCCTCGGCCTGCTCGACTGGCGGAAGGCCGAGGCGGACGAGTCCAGCACCGCCTGGCTGCGCCAGGTTCTGGACCGGGCCCTGCCCGTCCACGGCTCGGCGGCCGCGCCCGCCACGGCGGTCCATTGGAGTTCCAACGTCGTCGATGCGCCGATTGCCGACGAATCCCATGGGCCCGCGCTCTGGACGGCCGTCGACTCCGAGCCGGCAGGCAGTTCAAGCGCCGCGACGGGCGACCAGGCTCTCGTTGCGTCGATCCTGACCGGCCTTCTCGGAAACGGCGCCAGCGACCCAGGGGACGGCGGCAACGGCCCGAACGATCCGGGCAACGTCCTCGGCTCGGGCATCCTCGGCAACCACAACGTCGTGTGGGGCACCGGCGGCGACGACACGCTGCACGGCACCACGGCGCGCGAGACGGTGCTGGGCCTCGCCGGCAACGATCATATCGACGGCGGGGGCGGCGGCGACACGCTGATCGGCGGCACGGGCAACGACACCTATCGGGTCCATGCCGGCGACACGGTGTCCGAGCTGCCCGGCGGCGGCACTGACACGGTCGAGACCGACCTGCACTATTACAAGCTCGGCGCCAATGTCGAGAACCTCACCGCCACCACCGACACGGGCCAGCTTCTCGTCGGCAACCAGCTCGGCAACACCATCACCGGCGGCGCGGGCAACGACGTGCTCAACGGCGGCGCCGGTGCCGACACGCTGATCGGCGGGGCCGGCGACGATATCCTCAAGGGCGGCTCCGGCGGCATCGGCCTCGCCGGCCACGGCGACTGGGCGGCGTTCCTCGAGCAGATCGGCGCCCATCCCGGCAATGGCGGCTCCCGAGTGGACAGGCTCTGGAGCGCCTTCTCCGCGGTGCTGGGAGAGGCGGGCGGCGACACCTTCGTGTTCAAGGCCGGGTTCGGCCACGACACCATCACCGATTTCACGGCGACCGGCTCCGGTCACGACATCATGCAATTCGATACCAATGTCTTCGCCGATTTCGCCGCCGTGCTCGATGCGGCCCATCAGGTGGGGACCGACACCGTCATCACCCTCGACGCCGGCAACTCGATCGTCCTCAAGAACGTCGCCTTGACCAACCTTTCGCAGGACGACTTCAAGTTCATCGGCTCCTGA